The following DNA comes from Fibrobacter sp..
TTCTTTTGAATACCTATTACTTGTAACGGTAAGTGATTCTTCCACGATTGAGGTCGTAGGGAGAAATCTCAACCAACACTTTGTCGTCCGGCAAAATTCGGATGAAATGCCGACGCATCTTTCCTGAAACATGAGCGAGGATCTCGTGACCATTTCCGAGTTGGACACGGAAGAACGCGTTCGGGAGCGCTTCCAGAACGACGCCTTCAACTTGTATGCCTTCTTCCTTAGCCACTAAGATGCCATCCTGCCGCGGATGCGGCCATGCTTCAAGAAACCTTCATAATTCTTGGTATGCAACTGGGCTTCGAGCTGACGAAGCGTATCCAGCGCCACACCGACCACGATAAGTACCGAGGTGCCCCCAATATAGAAACTCATATTGAGCGCGTCTTTCAGGTGAAGCGGTCCGACGCTGATAAAAGCGAGGAACAGCGAGCCCGGAAGAGAAATTCGGGTCAAAATGTGGTCTATGTATTCCGCCGTCTGCTTACCCGGACGCACACCCGGGATAAATCCACCAGACTTCTTCAGGTTTTCGGCAATGTCGTTCGGGTTGTACTGGATTGCCGTGTAGAAGAAGGTGAAGAATATGATAAGCAGCGCGTCAATCACACTGTAAGAAATGTGACCTGGAATGAACGCTGCGGCGAAAGACTGCATCGCAGAAACGTTCGGGAACCACGACGCGATCATGGCCGGAATGAACATGATGCACGAAGCGAAAATCACGGGGATCACGCCAGCGGTATTGACCTTGAAGGGCAAGTAGCTGGACTGGCCGCCCATGACCTTGTTTCCGACAGTCCTACGAGGACTTTGGAGTGGAATGCGACGGTTCGCCTGCTCCACGAAAACGATGAATCCGACAATCGCAATCACAATCGCCAAGATGAAGATCTCGATGGCGAGCGGATGGATGCCTTCCTTCAACATTTCCACTTCGGCAAGGAAAGCTCGCGGGAAGCTTCCGACGATACCGGCGAAGATAATAAGAGAAATACCGTTACCTACACCGTGCGAAGTAATCTGTTCGCCCAGGTACATCACGAAAATCGTACCGGCGGTGAAGGTCAGGGTAGCAAGTAGACGGAAGCCGATGTTACCTGCGCCGGAGGCGAAGTCGTCCGCAAGAGCGGAGACTGCACCGACTTTCAGGTTGGAAAGCCACACAGAAATGCCCCATCCCTGCAAGGCGGCGAGAGCCACCGTAAAGTAACGGGTATACTGGTTCAGCCTGGCGCGGCCTTCTTGGCCTTCCTTCTGGAGCATCTGGATAGCCGGGATCACCGAACCCATCAACTGGATAATGATGGATGCGCTGATGTAAGGCATAATACCCAAGGCGAACACGGTCGCTTTCGCAAACGCACCGCCAGTGAAGGAGTCGTACATGCCGAACAAGTTGTTCGAACTCTTGAAGTATTCCGCGAGGACCGCGGCGTTTACTCCGGGGATAGTGATGTGCGCACCAATGCGGTAGACGACGAGGACGCCGAGCGTAAAGAGCAACTTCTTACGCAGGTCCCCGATCTTGAACGCATTGACGAACGCATCTATGGCTTTCTTGAGAGCTTCCATTAGACGATCTCGACTTTGCCGCCAGCAGCTTCGATAAGGGACTTGGCCTTTTCGCTGATGGCGTTAACCTTTACATTGATTGCCTTGTCGATAGCACCGAAGGCGAGAACCTTAACGGGCTTTTCGATGTTACGGATGAACCCGAGATCGAAGAGGACCTTGGCGTCGAATTCGGCCACGTTGGCAGAAGCGAGACGCTTGAGGTTCACGATCTGGAATTCGATACCGGCATGCTTGAAACCGCGCTTCGGGATGCGGCGGT
Coding sequences within:
- the infA gene encoding translation initiation factor IF-1 gives rise to the protein MAKEEGIQVEGVVLEALPNAFFRVQLGNGHEILAHVSGKMRRHFIRILPDDKVLVEISPYDLNRGRITYRYK
- the secY gene encoding preprotein translocase subunit SecY, with the protein product MEALKKAIDAFVNAFKIGDLRKKLLFTLGVLVVYRIGAHITIPGVNAAVLAEYFKSSNNLFGMYDSFTGGAFAKATVFALGIMPYISASIIIQLMGSVIPAIQMLQKEGQEGRARLNQYTRYFTVALAALQGWGISVWLSNLKVGAVSALADDFASGAGNIGFRLLATLTFTAGTIFVMYLGEQITSHGVGNGISLIIFAGIVGSFPRAFLAEVEMLKEGIHPLAIEIFILAIVIAIVGFIVFVEQANRRIPLQSPRRTVGNKVMGGQSSYLPFKVNTAGVIPVIFASCIMFIPAMIASWFPNVSAMQSFAAAFIPGHISYSVIDALLIIFFTFFYTAIQYNPNDIAENLKKSGGFIPGVRPGKQTAEYIDHILTRISLPGSLFLAFISVGPLHLKDALNMSFYIGGTSVLIVVGVALDTLRQLEAQLHTKNYEGFLKHGRIRGRMAS
- the rplO gene encoding 50S ribosomal protein L15, with protein sequence MELNTLNPGKAKVVKRKRIGRGPGSGWGTTAGRGQKGAGARKSAKAGRVAFEGGQMPIHRRIPKRGFKHAGIEFQIVNLKRLASANVAEFDAKVLFDLGFIRNIEKPVKVLAFGAIDKAINVKVNAISEKAKSLIEAAGGKVEIV